In one Pseudomonas sp. SCA2728.1_7 genomic region, the following are encoded:
- a CDS encoding ABC transporter substrate-binding protein: MKRCRVLALILLAGVSLGAGAAPLTPEEGAGKRLYRQGLSASGEAIMARVGAADVLLPATSLPCANCHGADGLGRPEGGVRPPELNWARLTSTYGQQQVNGRSYPAYTESSLATVIEQGRDPGHNRLDPSMPRFLLSMKDQRNLSAYLKRLADERDPGLDAETLHLGTLLPSQGPLAEEGKTVAAVLNGSVARINQAGGIHGRQLRLTVIDPGPDRVSAEQALQQLIEQEQVFALIAPLAPALDSELGPRLEQAGVPLIGPMSILGTLQASPQIFEPLPGLREQLIALADYATASLRVLQGPTLIAYANDPIQTQAAQNLGQYLQEHGWQKVHLQAYDPAADALPLGSRSVFYLGNGGGFSRLATRLQSAGQVPYLFAASSQVAGDLLQVPDGFTRRVFLAYPFVPSDWTQAGRMALTLLREGQGLGAQHAVLQVGAYASMLLLSEGMKQAGRDASREKLVAALEGLHDFDTGLTPRLSFGPGRRLGLSGAHVVTVDLPDQRFYLVAPYKPIVASP; the protein is encoded by the coding sequence ATGAAACGCTGCCGCGTACTCGCCCTGATCCTGCTCGCTGGCGTCAGCCTTGGCGCGGGCGCTGCGCCGCTGACCCCGGAAGAAGGCGCGGGCAAGCGCCTGTACCGCCAAGGCTTGTCGGCCAGTGGCGAGGCGATCATGGCGCGGGTCGGCGCGGCGGATGTGTTGCTGCCGGCGACCAGCCTGCCGTGCGCCAATTGCCACGGCGCCGACGGCCTCGGCCGACCTGAGGGCGGCGTGCGTCCACCCGAGTTGAACTGGGCGCGACTGACCAGCACCTACGGTCAGCAACAGGTCAACGGGCGCAGCTATCCGGCGTACACCGAGAGCAGTCTGGCGACCGTCATCGAGCAGGGCCGCGACCCCGGCCACAACCGCCTCGACCCGAGCATGCCGCGCTTTCTTCTGTCGATGAAGGATCAGCGCAACCTCAGCGCCTATCTCAAACGCCTCGCCGACGAACGCGACCCCGGCCTCGACGCCGAGACCTTGCACCTCGGCACCTTACTGCCCAGCCAAGGGCCGCTGGCCGAGGAGGGTAAGACCGTTGCGGCGGTGCTCAACGGCAGTGTCGCGCGGATCAATCAGGCCGGTGGCATTCACGGCCGGCAGTTGCGGTTGACGGTGATCGATCCCGGCCCGGACCGCGTCAGTGCAGAGCAAGCCTTGCAGCAGTTGATCGAGCAGGAGCAGGTGTTCGCCCTGATCGCACCGCTGGCACCGGCTCTCGACAGCGAACTGGGGCCGCGCCTGGAACAGGCCGGGGTGCCACTGATCGGGCCGATGTCGATCCTCGGCACCCTGCAGGCCAGCCCACAGATTTTCGAGCCATTGCCAGGCTTGCGTGAACAGTTGATCGCGCTGGCCGATTACGCCACGGCCAGTTTGCGCGTGCTGCAAGGGCCGACGCTGATCGCCTATGCCAATGACCCGATCCAGACGCAAGCCGCGCAAAACCTCGGTCAGTACTTGCAGGAACACGGCTGGCAGAAAGTCCATCTGCAAGCCTATGACCCGGCGGCGGATGCGCTGCCGCTGGGTTCGCGTTCAGTGTTTTATCTGGGCAATGGCGGCGGCTTCAGTCGTCTGGCAACGCGGCTGCAAAGCGCTGGGCAAGTGCCTTACCTGTTCGCCGCCTCAAGCCAGGTGGCCGGCGATCTGCTGCAAGTCCCCGACGGTTTCACCCGGCGGGTGTTTCTCGCCTATCCATTTGTGCCCAGCGACTGGACTCAGGCCGGGCGCATGGCCCTGACCTTGTTGCGCGAAGGCCAAGGCCTCGGCGCCCAGCACGCGGTGCTGCAAGTCGGTGCCTACGCCTCGATGCTGCTGCTCAGCGAAGGCATGAAACAGGCTGGCCGTGATGCCAGCCGGGAAAAACTGGTGGCGGCGCTGGAAGGCCTGCACGACTTCGACACCGGCCTGACCCCGCGCCT
- a CDS encoding SCO family protein, whose translation MRLLDWISLTVCFWIFSNVAFAHEGHAPEAPTTVAAAPAKGTHDAKTWFTDTPLQDQNGETLRFYSDALQNRVVLLNVIFTSCNDACPLITQKLKEVRELLGDKAPDITFISLTSDPLRDTPAVLKAYTLKQGSDDPHWLFLTGDKAQMDLVLSRIGQIVPTPEQHSTQLIVGDVANKRWSKIRPDAPAAAIAQRLQLLTMPVAGR comes from the coding sequence ATGAGACTGCTCGACTGGATCTCCCTGACCGTGTGTTTCTGGATCTTCAGCAACGTCGCATTCGCCCACGAAGGCCATGCCCCCGAAGCCCCGACAACGGTTGCCGCCGCGCCGGCCAAAGGCACCCACGACGCGAAAACCTGGTTCACCGACACGCCATTACAGGATCAAAACGGCGAAACCCTGCGCTTCTACAGCGATGCGCTGCAAAACCGCGTGGTCCTGCTCAACGTCATTTTTACTAGCTGCAACGATGCCTGCCCGCTGATCACCCAAAAGCTCAAAGAGGTGCGCGAGCTGTTGGGCGACAAGGCGCCGGACATCACCTTCATTTCCCTTACCAGTGACCCGCTGCGCGATACGCCGGCGGTGCTCAAGGCTTACACCTTGAAGCAGGGTTCCGATGACCCTCATTGGCTTTTTCTTACCGGCGACAAGGCGCAGATGGACCTGGTATTGAGCCGCATCGGCCAGATCGTGCCGACTCCCGAGCAGCACTCCACGCAGTTGATCGTCGGCGATGTCGCCAATAAACGCTGGAGCAAGATCCGCCCCGACGCCCCGGCCGCCGCCATTGCCCAGCGCTTGCAGTTGCTGACAATGCCCGTGGCTGGCCGCTGA
- a CDS encoding SCO family protein has product MNRFASAGLLTLCLLSLGIQHANAHSADEHAGHTAPASNTQEHAQVKFANVPLLDQNGKTVRLEQDLVQGKIVVMSFIYTSCTTVCPVVSSIMGKVQKQLGARVGNEVQLVSISIDPQRDDPKRLQDYARTFQRGPGWSWLTGSPQSINETLKGLGSFSGDFKNHQPLILVGDGNNRHWMRYYGFTDPALLAKEVEKLSGLRTHAKHTAIAMEQQP; this is encoded by the coding sequence ATGAACCGATTTGCATCCGCTGGCCTGCTGACCCTGTGCCTGTTGAGCCTCGGCATTCAACACGCCAACGCTCATTCGGCAGATGAACACGCCGGGCACACGGCCCCGGCCAGCAACACGCAAGAACACGCCCAAGTGAAATTCGCCAACGTGCCGCTGCTCGACCAGAACGGCAAAACCGTGCGCCTCGAACAAGACCTGGTACAGGGAAAAATCGTCGTCATGAGCTTTATCTACACCAGTTGCACCACGGTGTGCCCGGTGGTCTCGTCGATCATGGGCAAGGTGCAGAAACAGCTCGGCGCGCGCGTCGGCAACGAAGTGCAACTGGTGTCGATCAGCATCGACCCGCAGCGTGACGACCCGAAACGCCTGCAGGATTATGCGCGCACCTTCCAGCGCGGGCCGGGCTGGAGCTGGCTGACCGGTTCGCCGCAGTCGATCAACGAAACCCTCAAAGGCCTCGGCAGTTTCAGCGGCGACTTCAAGAATCACCAACCGTTGATCCTCGTCGGCGACGGCAACAATCGTCACTGGATGCGCTATTACGGCTTCACCGACCCGGCGCTGCTGGCCAAGGAAGTGGAAAAACTCAGCGGCCTGCGCACCCACGCCAAACACACCGCCATCGCCATGGAGCAACAGCCATGA
- a CDS encoding cytochrome D1 domain-containing protein encodes MNRIINIIGICTLAMAGALLTLSEIALAQTVAGQTLNRDGVAVDFNLKPLAADGKLREGEFADVQFHITDSASGQPLSGVAPGAWVDPQTLAADQAQGRDQSCKARVGVFLKSNIGARPLLDLNSYFLLVMNRDASIAVVDPSVSVGGITSTLARIELKQPPMDWVTPKDNKRVFVSMPTAGEVAVIDSEQFKVIDSIAAGNQPVRVALQPDERLLWVGNNASKGEDSGVTVIDTQSLKALKHLQTGRGHHEISFSKDSRFAFVSNRDDGTVSVVDIASLTIVEQIKTGSHPLSVAYSALSGAVYVADGKDGTVTVVDASTHAIRRVIKLQQGLGPMGFSADGRFGVVLNTVENRATVIDAATNSAIHDLDVSAEPYQVVFTQAYAYIRGLASPKVTMINLSSLGEGRQPISQGFEAGPQAPRLAGDLPLASSLAVSRDDNAVFVVNPVDNTTYFYAEGMNAPMSGYPNRGQIARAAMVIDRSLREVSPGLYSARVKLPAAGRFDVAFLLNQPNIIHCFTAQIETNGALVKHFGAPKVEFLLDKTAVALNDPYVVRFRIVQGKDKTQRSGVKDVQLRYYLAPTSHPRQVAALEVADGVYEAPITLDRSGAWYLHVRAASLGAGFDDKTFASVRVAPGQAR; translated from the coding sequence ATGAACAGGATCATCAACATCATCGGTATTTGCACGCTGGCCATGGCCGGTGCGTTGCTGACGCTGAGTGAGATTGCGCTGGCACAAACCGTTGCGGGTCAGACGCTGAACCGCGACGGCGTGGCGGTGGATTTCAACCTCAAGCCACTGGCCGCCGACGGCAAACTGCGCGAAGGCGAATTCGCCGATGTGCAGTTTCACATCACTGACAGCGCCTCCGGCCAGCCGTTGTCCGGGGTGGCGCCGGGCGCCTGGGTCGATCCGCAGACCCTCGCCGCGGATCAGGCTCAGGGCCGTGATCAGAGTTGCAAAGCCCGGGTTGGCGTGTTCCTCAAATCCAATATCGGCGCGCGGCCATTGTTGGATCTGAACAGCTATTTCCTGCTGGTGATGAACCGCGACGCGAGCATCGCCGTGGTCGATCCGTCAGTCTCAGTGGGCGGCATCACCAGCACCCTCGCGCGGATCGAACTCAAACAACCACCGATGGATTGGGTCACCCCGAAAGACAACAAACGCGTGTTCGTCTCGATGCCGACAGCGGGTGAAGTGGCCGTCATCGACAGCGAACAATTCAAAGTCATCGATTCGATTGCCGCCGGCAACCAACCCGTGCGCGTTGCGCTGCAACCGGACGAACGTCTGCTCTGGGTCGGCAACAACGCCAGCAAAGGCGAAGACTCCGGCGTGACGGTGATCGACACGCAAAGCCTAAAAGCCCTCAAACATCTGCAGACCGGGCGCGGCCACCACGAAATCAGCTTCAGCAAGGACAGCCGCTTCGCCTTCGTCAGCAACCGCGACGACGGCACCGTCAGCGTGGTCGACATCGCGAGCCTCACTATCGTCGAGCAAATCAAAACCGGCTCGCATCCGCTGTCAGTCGCCTATTCAGCGCTGTCGGGCGCGGTGTATGTGGCCGATGGCAAGGACGGCACGGTGACCGTGGTCGACGCCAGCACCCACGCCATCCGCCGGGTGATCAAGTTGCAACAAGGCCTGGGCCCGATGGGCTTCAGCGCCGACGGTCGCTTTGGCGTGGTGCTCAACACCGTGGAAAACCGCGCCACCGTCATCGATGCCGCCACCAACAGCGCCATTCATGATCTGGACGTCAGCGCCGAACCCTACCAGGTGGTGTTCACCCAGGCCTACGCCTACATACGCGGACTCGCTTCACCGAAAGTCACCATGATCAACTTGTCCTCGCTCGGTGAAGGCCGCCAGCCGATCAGCCAGGGTTTCGAAGCCGGCCCGCAAGCGCCGCGCCTGGCCGGCGATTTGCCGCTCGCTTCAAGCCTTGCGGTATCACGCGACGACAACGCGGTGTTCGTGGTCAACCCGGTCGACAACACCACCTATTTCTACGCCGAAGGCATGAACGCGCCGATGTCCGGTTACCCCAACCGTGGCCAGATCGCCCGCGCCGCGATGGTCATCGACCGCAGCCTGCGCGAAGTCTCGCCGGGGTTGTACAGCGCGCGGGTGAAGCTACCGGCAGCGGGGCGCTTCGACGTGGCGTTCCTGCTCAACCAACCGAACATCATTCACTGCTTTACCGCGCAGATCGAAACCAATGGCGCCCTGGTAAAACACTTCGGCGCACCGAAAGTCGAGTTCCTTCTCGACAAGACTGCCGTGGCGCTCAACGACCCCTACGTCGTGCGTTTCCGCATCGTTCAAGGCAAAGACAAAACCCAGCGCAGCGGCGTCAAAGACGTGCAATTGCGCTACTACCTCGCGCCCACCTCGCACCCCCGCCAAGTGGCGGCGCTGGAAGTCGCCGACGGCGTATACGAAGCGCCTATCACCCTTGACCGCAGCGGCGCCTGGTACCTGCACGTGCGCGCAGCGTCGCTGGGCGCCGGTTTCGATGACAAGACCTTTGCCAGTGTTCGGGTAGCCCCCGGCCAGGCCCGTTGA
- the mnxG gene encoding manganese-oxidizing multicopper oxidase MnxG: protein MVGIHHAPSLLNWLLILASMLSVELAGAAVRCEHNLVANVVAFDQPLMFNRLGAQNANGMMFALRRDVVDEHDQSLAYGGSAAPGKVSLRPDKRPRPLVLRVAAGDCLTINLQNLLDYQANPNKHFENEGEEGVENANGAEAFKVDEQVADRHVGFQVNGLQAVNSIDDISSFTGRNANSLVPPGASRSYTLYAEREGAFAVSSRGATFGGEGAAGNVANGLFGQVVVLPKGGRTYRNTLTEEEMRLATTGRAPTGQPIVDYQARYPQREPWLREGKAGTPIISMVDGNEIISSESDAIVMGSNADGSFPPSTYPLESMGKRNPAIPNRLEAFRDFASQFQDETAATQAFPAYWADPVMAHVLEPTRDSFMINYGSGGMGAEVVANRLGVGPMHDCLSCAYEEFFLSSHTVGDVAMLVDVPANAGLENIAPGQTPRADQIGVKATMALYPSEPSNVNHSYIGDFVKFRNTHNGHEQHIFHLHGHQWLFNPNDDNSDYVDAQGIGPGAGYTYEIANGGSGNRNRVAGDAIYHCHFYPHFAQGMWAMWRVHDVFEEGTRLDVSQQGADGYHSEPFALRSGKPAAGARALPDGEIVAGTPIPAIVPLPGKAMAPMPGKVVVVPKIGETLVAGNDDDEEEGDDDGEHHGGNAGGQAIGSLALVDRSEANRNADGSLKNPGYPFWIGGMESSVGQRPPTPPLDMLDAATAQALKASGKALWANLDPAQSGGWNGGLQRHALDGVSAGGEAHTVTTSLDFSKEVTRAKPIYLPEEGTEVEQAAMAFHAKKDHPSYALLPGNQVVAKAFRTNGALPMAGAPYYEPCMDDRQKRLTSSAGSGEFASGERIDGMSFVGASSFTADRPRIYKAANIQFDAVYNKVGYHFPQARILALWEDAWPVITKQRPPEPLVMRMNTFDCVQYQQTNLVPATYEMDDYQVRTPTDVIGQHIHLPKWDLTSADGSSNGWNYEDGVLSPGAVQERIHAIREFNQCASTDPRDGTQACPKAKNHPFFGQYGRADWLGARTAMQRWFVDPVVNAKGVDRGLGTIFTHDHLGPSTHQQIGLYATVLAEPAGSTWFHAETGEPLYSGARQDGGPTSWQAVINTGDLDGDGKNDSFREFFLEYSDFQHAYEAGVYVGAGPNGVPNAQAFPATADSFRYAINPPVRNNASNLLEGVLEVQGGQVPGCPSRPCPQAISVDDPGMFVVNYRNEPLALRVYDPNKVGPDGKRGMQADGLGGDLSFAMQSRTDRAIPAMNLAPNLLTSATGPTGGTTLFPPHINKGGAEPGDPFTPMLRTYTGDNVRLRVHAGGHEEEHNVTLHGVKWLQSGSGFGNSSNSGWRASQMIGISEQMGFIAPVSMLSSSAATTGDYLYSMDASIEGYWSGIWGVMRNYTAKRADLFAIPNNPNPAGMRNTVAFEGSCPRISANPNGIGTRPTVQRNYEVVAALANDILGNALGLTIGDPEGLGQHVGGPLNPAGGTLVLNSRTVSIPQVTVTDPEDGETITIGGQSGPLHDPTAILYVRKSDLDPLSGKLKPGIPVEPLVLRAAAGDCINITLENRLPSVMPDLTQTAVMQGMVKRDRNSGLGSTTFSNNLMRPSSHVGLHAQLLAYDITKSDGANVGANPIQTVPPRVGNSGAYPTRTYQYYAGHLEREGKPVTQLGRSVDNINATAVEFGGLNFTPADVIKQPQKGLGGAMSILPIGATWVDDARKVNATVTAPGQTSYRDFAMVWHKALNTRWANGRPVEGIAAEGFGVPTDPQDNSSMAINYKTEPLWYRFGLAPDAPFGHADGAGYGDMTNAHMAYSNALVGGDPQTPVLYAKPGQPFRTHILMPSGGSRGTTFQLDGHVWSVNPFQAEKSDVGGYPMGSPGVGSVRFGYNPMSMYIGAHESVLPAAHFSFMIPSAGGSNAIPGDYLFRDYAAYGNTSGLWGLLRVTNEPEPAPQGQ from the coding sequence ATGGTTGGCATTCATCACGCTCCGTCTCTGTTGAACTGGCTGCTGATTCTGGCCTCGATGCTCAGCGTCGAACTGGCCGGCGCGGCTGTGCGTTGCGAGCACAATCTGGTGGCCAACGTCGTCGCCTTCGATCAACCGCTGATGTTCAACCGCCTCGGTGCGCAGAACGCCAACGGCATGATGTTCGCCTTGCGCCGCGACGTGGTGGATGAACATGACCAGTCGCTGGCGTACGGCGGCTCAGCGGCGCCGGGCAAAGTCTCGCTGCGTCCGGACAAGCGTCCGCGGCCGCTGGTGTTGCGCGTAGCTGCCGGCGATTGCCTGACGATCAATCTGCAGAACCTGCTCGACTATCAGGCCAACCCGAACAAGCACTTTGAAAACGAGGGCGAGGAAGGGGTCGAAAACGCCAACGGCGCCGAAGCCTTCAAAGTCGATGAGCAGGTGGCGGATCGTCACGTCGGTTTCCAGGTCAACGGCCTGCAAGCGGTGAACAGCATCGATGACATTTCTTCGTTCACCGGGCGTAACGCCAACAGTCTGGTGCCACCGGGTGCCAGCCGTTCCTACACCCTGTACGCCGAGCGCGAGGGCGCGTTTGCCGTCAGCAGCCGTGGCGCAACGTTCGGTGGCGAGGGTGCGGCCGGCAACGTTGCCAATGGCTTGTTCGGTCAGGTCGTCGTGCTGCCCAAGGGCGGTCGCACTTATCGCAATACCCTTACCGAAGAAGAAATGCGCCTGGCCACCACGGGCCGCGCGCCCACCGGCCAACCGATCGTCGATTACCAGGCGCGCTACCCGCAACGCGAACCGTGGTTGCGTGAAGGCAAGGCCGGTACGCCGATCATCAGCATGGTCGACGGCAATGAAATCATTTCCAGCGAAAGCGATGCGATTGTCATGGGCAGCAACGCCGACGGCAGTTTCCCGCCCAGCACCTATCCGCTGGAATCGATGGGCAAACGCAACCCGGCGATCCCCAACCGCCTCGAAGCGTTCCGCGATTTTGCCTCGCAATTCCAGGACGAAACCGCCGCCACCCAAGCGTTCCCCGCGTACTGGGCGGATCCGGTGATGGCCCATGTGCTGGAGCCGACCCGCGACTCGTTCATGATCAACTACGGCTCCGGCGGCATGGGCGCCGAAGTGGTCGCCAACCGCTTGGGCGTAGGGCCGATGCACGATTGCCTGTCCTGCGCCTACGAAGAATTCTTCCTCAGTTCGCACACCGTTGGCGATGTGGCAATGCTGGTGGATGTGCCGGCCAACGCCGGGCTTGAGAACATCGCCCCAGGCCAGACACCGCGCGCCGATCAGATCGGGGTGAAAGCCACCATGGCCCTGTATCCGTCGGAGCCGTCGAACGTCAACCACAGCTACATCGGTGACTTCGTCAAATTCCGCAATACCCACAATGGCCACGAGCAACATATCTTCCACTTGCACGGCCATCAATGGTTGTTCAACCCCAACGACGACAACTCCGATTATGTCGACGCCCAAGGCATCGGGCCGGGCGCCGGTTATACCTACGAAATCGCCAATGGCGGTTCCGGCAACCGCAACCGCGTGGCCGGCGATGCGATCTATCACTGCCATTTCTATCCGCACTTCGCCCAAGGCATGTGGGCCATGTGGCGGGTGCACGATGTCTTCGAAGAAGGCACTCGACTCGACGTGTCGCAGCAGGGCGCCGACGGTTATCACAGCGAACCGTTTGCCTTGCGCAGTGGCAAACCGGCGGCCGGTGCACGCGCCTTGCCGGACGGCGAAATCGTTGCCGGCACACCGATACCGGCGATTGTGCCGCTGCCGGGCAAAGCCATGGCGCCGATGCCCGGCAAAGTCGTGGTGGTGCCGAAAATCGGTGAAACCCTGGTCGCCGGTAATGATGACGACGAAGAAGAGGGCGATGACGACGGCGAGCACCACGGCGGCAACGCTGGCGGTCAAGCCATCGGCTCACTGGCGCTGGTCGATCGCAGTGAAGCCAACCGCAATGCCGACGGCAGCCTGAAAAACCCGGGCTATCCGTTCTGGATCGGTGGCATGGAAAGTTCGGTCGGCCAACGTCCGCCAACCCCGCCGCTGGACATGCTCGACGCGGCCACCGCGCAAGCGCTCAAGGCCAGCGGCAAAGCGCTGTGGGCCAACCTTGACCCGGCGCAGTCCGGTGGCTGGAATGGCGGCTTGCAGCGTCACGCACTGGATGGCGTTTCGGCCGGAGGCGAAGCGCACACCGTGACCACCTCGCTGGACTTCTCCAAGGAAGTCACCCGCGCCAAACCGATTTACCTGCCGGAAGAAGGCACCGAAGTCGAACAAGCGGCGATGGCCTTCCACGCGAAAAAAGACCATCCAAGTTATGCCTTGCTGCCCGGCAATCAAGTGGTGGCCAAGGCCTTTCGCACCAACGGCGCCTTGCCAATGGCCGGCGCGCCGTACTACGAACCGTGCATGGACGATCGGCAAAAACGCCTGACCAGCAGCGCTGGCAGCGGTGAGTTCGCCAGCGGTGAACGCATCGACGGCATGTCCTTTGTCGGCGCCTCGAGCTTCACCGCCGACCGCCCACGCATTTACAAAGCCGCCAACATCCAGTTCGACGCGGTGTACAACAAGGTCGGCTATCACTTCCCGCAAGCGCGCATTCTGGCGCTGTGGGAAGACGCCTGGCCGGTGATCACCAAGCAGCGTCCGCCAGAGCCGCTGGTGATGCGCATGAACACTTTCGATTGCGTGCAATACCAGCAAACCAACCTGGTGCCGGCCACCTACGAGATGGACGACTATCAGGTGCGCACGCCGACCGACGTGATCGGCCAGCACATCCACTTGCCGAAATGGGATCTGACCTCGGCGGACGGCTCGTCCAATGGCTGGAACTACGAGGACGGCGTGCTCTCGCCCGGCGCCGTGCAGGAACGCATTCACGCGATCCGTGAGTTCAACCAATGCGCCAGCACTGACCCGCGCGACGGCACCCAGGCTTGCCCGAAAGCCAAGAACCATCCGTTCTTCGGCCAGTACGGCCGCGCCGACTGGCTCGGTGCGCGCACGGCGATGCAGCGCTGGTTCGTCGATCCGGTGGTCAACGCCAAGGGCGTCGATCGCGGCCTCGGCACGATCTTCACCCACGACCACCTCGGCCCATCGACGCATCAGCAGATTGGTCTGTACGCCACTGTGTTGGCCGAGCCGGCCGGTTCCACTTGGTTCCACGCCGAAACCGGCGAGCCTCTCTACAGCGGCGCGCGTCAGGACGGTGGGCCGACGTCGTGGCAAGCGGTGATCAACACCGGTGACCTCGACGGCGACGGCAAGAACGACAGCTTCCGCGAGTTCTTCCTCGAATACAGCGACTTCCAGCACGCCTATGAAGCCGGTGTCTACGTCGGTGCCGGCCCCAACGGTGTGCCGAATGCCCAGGCGTTCCCGGCGACCGCCGACAGCTTTCGCTACGCGATCAATCCGCCCGTGCGCAACAACGCCAGCAACTTGCTAGAGGGTGTACTGGAAGTGCAGGGCGGTCAGGTCCCGGGCTGCCCGAGCCGGCCATGTCCGCAGGCGATCTCGGTGGATGATCCGGGCATGTTCGTCGTCAACTATCGCAACGAACCGCTGGCCCTGCGCGTGTACGACCCGAACAAGGTCGGCCCGGACGGCAAGCGCGGCATGCAGGCCGACGGCCTCGGTGGTGATCTGTCGTTCGCCATGCAAAGCCGCACCGACCGCGCGATTCCGGCGATGAACCTGGCGCCGAATCTGCTCACCTCGGCGACCGGACCCACCGGCGGCACCACGCTGTTTCCACCGCACATCAACAAGGGCGGCGCCGAACCGGGTGACCCGTTCACGCCGATGCTGCGCACCTATACCGGCGACAACGTGCGACTGCGTGTGCATGCCGGTGGCCATGAAGAAGAGCACAACGTCACCCTGCACGGTGTGAAATGGCTGCAGAGCGGTTCCGGTTTCGGCAACAGCTCCAACTCCGGCTGGCGCGCGTCGCAAATGATCGGCATCTCCGAGCAGATGGGCTTCATTGCGCCGGTGTCGATGCTCTCCAGTTCGGCGGCGACCACGGGCGATTATCTGTACTCGATGGACGCTTCGATCGAAGGCTACTGGAGCGGTATTTGGGGCGTGATGCGCAACTACACCGCCAAACGCGCCGACCTGTTCGCCATCCCCAACAACCCGAATCCGGCGGGCATGCGCAACACCGTGGCGTTCGAGGGCAGTTGCCCACGGATCAGCGCCAACCCCAATGGCATCGGCACGCGGCCGACGGTACAGCGCAACTACGAAGTGGTCGCGGCACTGGCCAATGACATCCTCGGCAATGCGCTGGGCCTGACCATCGGCGATCCCGAAGGGCTCGGTCAGCATGTCGGCGGGCCGCTGAATCCGGCGGGCGGCACCCTGGTGCTGAACTCGCGCACGGTGAGCATTCCACAAGTCACCGTGACCGATCCGGAGGATGGCGAAACCATCACCATCGGCGGGCAGAGCGGGCCGCTGCATGACCCGACTGCGATTCTGTATGTGCGCAAATCGGACCTTGATCCGCTCAGCGGCAAGCTCAAACCCGGCATCCCGGTCGAACCGCTGGTGCTGCGCGCAGCGGCGGGGGATTGCATCAACATCACCCTGGAAAACCGTCTGCCGAGCGTGATGCCTGACCTGACCCAGACGGCGGTGATGCAAGGCATGGTCAAGCGTGATCGCAACAGCGGTCTGGGCTCGACAACGTTCAGCAACAACCTGATGCGGCCATCCAGCCACGTCGGCCTGCATGCGCAATTGCTGGCGTACGACATCACTAAATCCGACGGCGCCAACGTCGGCGCCAACCCGATCCAGACCGTGCCACCGCGCGTCGGCAACAGCGGCGCGTACCCGACCCGTACCTATCAGTACTACGCCGGGCACTTGGAGCGTGAAGGCAAACCGGTGACGCAACTGGGCCGCAGCGTCGACAACATCAATGCCACGGCGGTCGAGTTCGGCGGTTTGAATTTCACCCCGGCGGACGTGATCAAGCAACCGCAAAAAGGCCTCGGCGGGGCGATGAGCATCCTGCCGATCGGCGCGACCTGGGTCGACGATGCGCGCAAGGTCAACGCCACGGTGACGGCGCCTGGGCAAACCAGCTACCGCGATTTTGCGATGGTCTGGCACAAGGCGTTGAACACCCGTTGGGCCAATGGCCGGCCGGTGGAAGGGATTGCGGCTGAGGGCTTCGGCGTGCCGACCGATCCGCAGGACAACTCGAGCATGGCGATCAACTACAAGACCGAACCGCTGTGGTACCGCTTCGGCCTCGCCCCGGACGCACCGTTCGGGCATGCCGATGGCGCGGGTTATGGCGATATGACCAACGCGCACATGGCTTACAGCAATGCGTTGGTGGGTGGCGATCCGCAGACGCCGGTGCTGTATGCCAAACCGGGGCAGCCGTTCCGTACGCATATTTTGATGCCGAGCGGTGGCAGTCGTGGCACCACGTTCCAGCTCGACGGGCACGTCTGGTCGGTGAACCCGTTCCAGGCCGAGAAGAGTGATGTCGGTGGCTATCCGATGGGCTCGCCGGGCGTCGGCTCGGTGCGCTTCGGCTACAACCCGATGTCGATGTACATCGGCGCCCACGAAAGCGTCCTGCCGGCCGCGCACTTCAGCTTCATGATCCCGAGCGCCGGCGGCAGCAATGCGATACCGGGGGATTACCTGTTCCGCGACTACGCCGCCTACGGCAACACCTCCGGGTTATGGGGACTGCTGCGCGTAACCAACGAACCCGAGCCGGCGCCGCAGGGGCAGTAG